One window from the genome of Streptomyces sp. NBC_00287 encodes:
- a CDS encoding MraY family glycosyltransferase translates to MREYLLTLCITAAVTYLLTGPVRKFAIVAGAMPEIRARDVHREPTPRLGGIAMFFGLCAGLLVADHLANLSTVFENSNEPRALLSGAALIWLIGVLDDKFEIDALIKLGGQMIAAGVMVMQGLTILWLPIPGVGSVALTQWQGTLLTVALVVITINAVNFVDGLDGLAAGMVCIASAAFFLYAYRVWVSYGIEAAAPATLFSAILMGMCLGFLPHNMHPARIFMGDSGSMLIGLVLAAGAISITGQVDPDALKLFAGSEKAAVHQTVPVYIPLLLPLTIIAIPAADLVLAIVRRTWRGQSPFAADRGHLHHRLLEIGHSHSRAVLIMYFWSALIAFGALAYSVNSASMWIVLGVVFLSAIGLILLLLPRFTPRAPRWAYAIVPPRYRRGGAVVEPAATTPQAATDVTDATEEPRTPVAAGVSGVNGATALGARSRFLDRRKAGSSR, encoded by the coding sequence GTGCGTGAATACCTGCTGACGCTCTGCATCACGGCCGCGGTGACGTACCTGCTCACAGGGCCGGTGCGGAAGTTCGCGATCGTGGCCGGAGCGATGCCGGAGATCCGGGCACGTGACGTGCACCGGGAACCCACTCCGCGCCTCGGCGGTATCGCCATGTTCTTCGGGCTGTGCGCGGGTCTGCTGGTCGCCGACCACCTGGCGAACCTCAGCACCGTCTTCGAGAACTCCAACGAGCCGCGCGCCCTGCTCTCGGGCGCCGCGCTGATCTGGCTGATCGGTGTCCTGGACGACAAGTTCGAGATCGACGCCCTGATCAAGCTGGGCGGCCAGATGATCGCCGCCGGCGTCATGGTCATGCAGGGTCTGACGATCCTGTGGCTGCCGATCCCGGGCGTCGGCTCGGTCGCGCTGACCCAGTGGCAGGGCACCCTCCTCACCGTCGCGCTGGTCGTCATCACCATCAACGCCGTGAACTTCGTCGACGGCCTGGACGGTCTCGCGGCCGGCATGGTCTGCATCGCCTCGGCCGCGTTCTTCCTCTACGCCTACCGCGTCTGGGTGTCGTACGGCATCGAGGCCGCCGCTCCGGCCACCCTGTTCTCCGCGATCCTGATGGGCATGTGCCTGGGCTTCCTGCCGCACAACATGCACCCGGCGCGGATCTTCATGGGCGACTCCGGGTCGATGCTGATCGGCCTGGTGCTCGCCGCGGGTGCGATCTCCATCACGGGACAGGTCGACCCGGACGCGCTGAAGCTGTTCGCGGGCTCCGAGAAGGCGGCCGTGCACCAGACGGTGCCGGTCTACATCCCGCTGCTGCTGCCGCTGACCATCATCGCGATCCCGGCCGCCGACCTGGTGCTGGCGATCGTACGGCGCACCTGGCGGGGCCAGTCCCCGTTCGCGGCGGACCGGGGGCATCTGCACCACCGTCTGCTGGAGATCGGCCACTCGCACAGCCGGGCCGTCCTGATCATGTACTTCTGGTCGGCGCTGATCGCGTTCGGCGCCCTGGCCTACTCGGTGAACTCGGCGTCCATGTGGATCGTGCTGGGCGTGGTGTTCCTCAGCGCCATCGGCCTGATCCTGCTGCTGCTCCCGCGGTTCACCCCGCGCGCTCCCCGCTGGGCCTACGCCATCGTGCCGCCGCGCTACCGCCGTGGCGGCGCCGTAGTGGAACCGGCGGCGACCACTCCGCAGGCCGCGACGGACGTGACGGACGCGACGGAGGAGCCGCGCACTCCGGTGGCCGCCGGGGTGTCGGGGGTCAATGGCGCTACGGCTCTGGGCGCCCGTTCACGCTTCCTTGACCGGCGGAAGGCCGGGTCGTCGCGCTGA
- the atpB gene encoding F0F1 ATP synthase subunit A, with product MSDNGCGFPAPGLHSFLFQPIATVGGFEFNKVMLLALITTLLVVSFFWAAFGKAKVVPGKLQMVGEAGYDFVRRGIVYETLGKKEGEKYVPLMVSLFFFIWIMNIWSVIPLAQFPVSSIIAYPIVLAAVVYIVWMSLTFKKHGFVGGLKNLTGYDKSLGAVLPLVVVIEFFSNVLVRPFTHAVRLFANMFAGHLMLVMFTVASWYLLNSWMIPAAGVSFVMTIIMILFELFVQAVQAYVFVLLACSYIQGALAEHH from the coding sequence ATGTCCGACAACGGGTGTGGTTTTCCGGCTCCGGGCCTGCACTCGTTCCTCTTCCAGCCGATTGCCACGGTCGGGGGGTTCGAGTTCAACAAGGTGATGCTGCTCGCGCTCATCACCACGCTTCTTGTCGTCAGCTTCTTCTGGGCTGCTTTCGGCAAGGCCAAGGTTGTTCCGGGCAAGCTGCAGATGGTCGGCGAAGCCGGTTACGACTTCGTACGCCGCGGGATCGTCTACGAGACCCTCGGTAAGAAGGAGGGCGAGAAGTACGTCCCTCTGATGGTCTCGCTGTTCTTCTTCATCTGGATCATGAACATCTGGTCCGTGATTCCGCTGGCCCAGTTCCCGGTGTCGTCGATCATCGCGTACCCGATTGTGCTGGCGGCCGTCGTCTACATCGTGTGGATGTCGCTGACCTTCAAGAAGCACGGCTTCGTCGGCGGTCTGAAGAACCTCACCGGTTACGACAAGTCGCTCGGCGCGGTCCTGCCGCTCGTCGTCGTCATCGAGTTCTTCTCCAACGTGCTGGTCCGCCCGTTCACGCACGCGGTGCGACTGTTCGCGAACATGTTCGCCGGTCACCTGATGCTGGTCATGTTCACCGTGGCCTCCTGGTACCTGCTGAACAGCTGGATGATCCCGGCGGCCGGCGTCTCGTTCGTGATGACCATCATCATGATCCTCTTCGAGCTTTTCGTGCAGGCGGTCCAGGCGTACGTCTTCGTGCTCCTTGCCTGCTCGTACATTCAGGGCGCTCTCGCCGAGCACCACTGA
- a CDS encoding F0F1 ATP synthase subunit B, which translates to MIANLVQLAAEEEQNPLVPPGPELLVGTIAFAIVFFFFWKKLLPNINKVLEERRAAIEGGIEEAEAMKVEATSVLEQYRAQLGEARHEAARLRQEAQEQGAALIAEMRAEGQRQREEIVAAGHAQIEADRKAAASALRQDVGKLATDLAGKLVGESLEDHARQSRVIDRFLDELEEKAEASR; encoded by the coding sequence GTGATCGCCAACCTGGTACAGCTGGCGGCCGAGGAGGAGCAGAACCCGCTCGTCCCGCCCGGCCCCGAGCTGCTCGTCGGCACCATCGCCTTCGCCATCGTGTTCTTCTTCTTCTGGAAGAAGCTGCTTCCGAACATCAACAAGGTTCTGGAGGAGCGCCGCGCGGCGATCGAAGGCGGTATCGAAGAGGCCGAGGCCATGAAGGTCGAGGCCACGAGCGTCCTTGAGCAGTACAGGGCACAGCTCGGCGAGGCCCGGCACGAGGCCGCGCGTCTGCGCCAGGAGGCGCAGGAGCAGGGCGCCGCGCTCATCGCCGAGATGCGTGCCGAAGGCCAGCGGCAGCGCGAGGAGATCGTCGCCGCCGGTCACGCCCAGATCGAGGCCGACCGCAAGGCCGCCGCTTCCGCGCTGCGTCAGGACGTCGGCAAGCTCGCAACCGACCTGGCCGGCAAGCTCGTCGGCGAGTCCCTCGAGGACCACGCCCGCCAGAGCCGTGTCATCGACCGCTTCCTCGACGAGCTCGAGGAGAAGGCCGAGGCGTCGCGATGA
- a CDS encoding F0F1 ATP synthase subunit delta: MNGASREALAAARERLDALTDNTSVDAAQLADELAAVTALLNREVSLRRVLTDPAQAGEAKAELAQRLLGGQVGGETVDVLAGLVRSRWSQSRDLVDALEQLANIADLTAAQRAGTLDSVEDELFRFGRIVSSNTELRAALTNRSATKAAKSELLGSLLGGKADAATERLVTRLVTAPRGRSLETGLESLSKLAAERRDRMVAVVTSATPLSDGQKQRLGAALAKLYGRRMHLNLDVDPEVLGGIRVQVGDEVINGSLADRIEDAGRRLAS; encoded by the coding sequence ATGAACGGAGCGAGCCGCGAGGCCCTGGCAGCCGCACGTGAGCGTCTCGACGCGCTGACGGACAACACGTCCGTCGACGCGGCGCAGCTCGCCGACGAGCTGGCGGCCGTTACCGCGCTGCTCAACCGCGAGGTGTCGCTGCGTCGGGTCCTGACCGACCCGGCGCAGGCCGGTGAGGCCAAGGCCGAGCTGGCCCAGCGGCTGCTCGGCGGCCAGGTCGGCGGCGAGACCGTCGACGTGCTGGCCGGTCTGGTGCGCTCCCGCTGGTCGCAGTCCCGTGACCTGGTGGACGCGCTGGAGCAGCTGGCGAACATCGCGGACCTCACCGCCGCGCAGCGCGCGGGCACGCTCGACAGCGTCGAGGACGAGCTGTTCCGGTTCGGCCGGATCGTCTCCTCGAACACCGAGCTGCGGGCCGCGCTGACCAACCGCTCGGCCACCAAGGCGGCCAAGAGCGAGCTCCTGGGCAGTCTGCTGGGCGGCAAGGCCGATGCGGCCACCGAGCGTCTGGTGACGCGTCTTGTGACCGCGCCGCGTGGACGTAGCCTGGAGACGGGCCTCGAGTCCCTGTCCAAGCTCGCCGCGGAGCGCCGGGACCGCATGGTTGCCGTGGTCACCTCGGCGACGCCGCTGAGCGACGGCCAGAAGCAGCGCCTCGGCGCCGCGCTGGCGAAGCTCTACGGCCGCCGGATGCACCTCAACCTCGACGTGGACCCCGAGGTCCTCGGCGGGATCCGGGTGCAGGTGGGTGACGAGGTCATCAACGGCTCCCTCGCCGATCGGATCGAGGACGCCGGCCGCCGACTGGCGAGCTAG
- the atpA gene encoding F0F1 ATP synthase subunit alpha, producing the protein MAELTIRPEEIRDALETFVQSYKPDAASREEVGTVSLAGDGIAKVEGLPSAMANELLKFEDGTLGLALNLEEREIGAIVLGEFSGIEEGQPVTRTGEVLSVAVGEGYLGRVVDPLGTPIDGLGEIETSGRRALELQAPTVMQRKSVHEPMETGYKAVDAMTPIGRGQRQLVIGDRQTGKTALAVDTIINQRDNWRTGDPNKQVRCIYVAIGQKGSTIASVRRALEENGALEYTTIVAAPASDPAGFKYLAPYTGSAIGQQWMYEGKHVLIIFDDLSKQADAYRAVSLLLRRPPGREAYPGDVFYLHSRLLERCAKLSDDMGAGSMTGLPIVETKANDVSAFIPTNVISITDGQCFLESDLFNAGQRPALNVGISVSRVGGSAQHKAMKQVSGRLRVDLAQFRELEAFAAFGSDLDAASKAQLERGQRMVELLKQAQYQPMSTEDQVVSVWAGTTGKMDDVPVVDVRRFEKELLEYLHRKEQGLMTSIKEGGKMSDDTLTAVADAIADFKKQFETSDGKLLGEDAPAAAK; encoded by the coding sequence ATGGCGGAGCTCACGATCCGGCCGGAGGAGATCCGGGACGCACTGGAGACCTTCGTCCAGTCGTACAAGCCGGACGCGGCCTCGCGCGAGGAGGTCGGTACGGTCAGCCTTGCCGGCGACGGCATCGCGAAGGTCGAGGGTCTGCCCTCGGCCATGGCCAACGAACTGCTGAAGTTCGAGGACGGCACCCTCGGCCTCGCGCTCAACCTGGAAGAGCGCGAGATCGGCGCCATCGTCCTCGGTGAGTTCAGCGGCATCGAGGAGGGACAGCCGGTCACGCGTACCGGTGAGGTTCTCTCCGTGGCCGTCGGCGAGGGCTACCTCGGCCGTGTCGTCGACCCCCTCGGCACCCCGATCGACGGCCTCGGCGAGATCGAGACGTCCGGTCGCCGCGCCCTGGAGCTGCAGGCCCCCACGGTCATGCAGCGCAAGTCGGTGCACGAGCCGATGGAGACCGGCTACAAGGCCGTCGACGCGATGACCCCGATCGGCCGTGGCCAGCGTCAGCTGGTCATCGGTGACCGCCAGACCGGCAAGACCGCCCTGGCCGTCGACACGATCATCAACCAGCGCGACAACTGGCGCACCGGCGACCCGAACAAGCAGGTCCGCTGCATCTACGTCGCCATCGGTCAGAAGGGCTCGACGATCGCGTCGGTCCGCCGCGCGCTGGAGGAGAACGGCGCGCTGGAGTACACGACCATCGTCGCCGCCCCGGCGTCCGACCCGGCCGGCTTCAAGTACCTGGCGCCGTACACCGGTTCGGCCATCGGTCAGCAGTGGATGTACGAGGGCAAGCACGTCCTCATCATCTTCGACGACCTGTCGAAGCAGGCCGACGCCTACCGCGCCGTGTCGCTGCTGCTGCGCCGCCCGCCGGGCCGTGAGGCCTACCCCGGTGACGTCTTCTACCTGCACTCCCGTCTGCTGGAGCGCTGCGCGAAGCTCTCCGACGACATGGGCGCCGGCTCGATGACGGGTCTGCCGATCGTCGAGACCAAGGCCAACGACGTCTCGGCGTTCATCCCGACCAACGTCATCTCCATCACCGACGGCCAGTGCTTCCTGGAGTCGGACCTGTTCAACGCCGGTCAGCGCCCCGCGCTGAACGTCGGTATCTCCGTCTCCCGAGTCGGTGGTTCCGCGCAGCACAAGGCGATGAAGCAGGTTTCCGGCCGTCTGCGCGTCGACCTCGCCCAGTTCCGTGAGCTGGAGGCCTTCGCCGCCTTCGGTTCCGACCTGGACGCCGCGTCGAAGGCGCAGCTGGAGCGCGGTCAGCGCATGGTCGAGCTGCTCAAGCAGGCTCAGTACCAGCCGATGTCCACCGAGGACCAGGTCGTCTCCGTCTGGGCCGGTACCACCGGCAAGATGGACGACGTGCCGGTCGTCGACGTCCGCCGCTTCGAGAAGGAGCTGCTGGAGTACCTGCACCGCAAGGAGCAGGGCCTCATGACCTCCATCAAGGAGGGCGGCAAGATGTCGGACGACACCCTCACCGCTGTTGCCGACGCGATCGCCGACTTCAAGAAGCAGTTCGAGACCTCGGACGGCAAGCTTCTCGGCGAGGACGCTCCGGCCGCGGCCAAGTGA
- a CDS encoding F0F1 ATP synthase subunit gamma: MGAQLRVYKRRIRSVTATKKITKAMEMIAASRVVKAQRKVAASTPYAQELTRAVTAVGTGSNTKHPLTTQADTVTRSAVLLLTSDRGLAGAFNSNAIKAAEQLTERLEREGKQVDTYIVGRRGLAHYNFRERKVSESWTGFTDEPTYADAKKVAAPLIEAIEQDTAEGGVDELHIVFTEFVSMMTQTALGDRLLPLSLEEVAQEAAPKGEILPLYDFEPSAEDVLDALLPRYVESRIYNALLQSAASKHAATRRAMKSATDNAGELIENLSRLANAARQAEITQEISEIVGGSAALADATAGSDR; encoded by the coding sequence ATGGGAGCCCAGCTCCGGGTCTACAAGCGTCGCATCCGATCCGTCACCGCGACCAAGAAGATCACCAAGGCGATGGAGATGATCGCTGCCTCGCGCGTCGTCAAGGCGCAGCGCAAGGTGGCGGCGTCCACGCCGTACGCGCAGGAACTGACCCGCGCGGTCACGGCGGTCGGTACGGGCTCGAACACCAAGCACCCGCTGACCACCCAGGCCGACACGGTCACCCGGTCCGCGGTACTGCTGCTGACCAGCGACCGTGGCCTCGCCGGTGCCTTCAACTCCAACGCCATCAAGGCGGCGGAGCAGCTGACCGAGCGCCTCGAGCGCGAGGGCAAGCAGGTCGACACGTACATCGTCGGCCGGCGCGGGCTCGCCCACTACAACTTCCGTGAGCGCAAGGTCTCGGAGTCGTGGACGGGCTTCACCGACGAGCCGACGTACGCGGACGCCAAGAAGGTCGCGGCACCGCTCATCGAGGCCATCGAGCAGGACACGGCCGAGGGCGGCGTGGACGAGCTCCACATCGTCTTCACCGAGTTCGTCTCGATGATGACGCAGACGGCGCTTGGCGACCGTCTGCTGCCGCTCAGCCTCGAAGAGGTCGCGCAGGAGGCCGCGCCGAAGGGCGAGATCCTCCCGCTGTACGACTTCGAGCCCTCGGCGGAGGACGTCCTCGACGCCCTGCTGCCGCGCTACGTGGAGAGCCGTATCTACAACGCGCTTCTCCAGTCGGCCGCCTCCAAGCACGCCGCCACGCGGCGCGCGATGAAGTCGGCCACCGACAACGCCGGAGAGCTCATCGAGAACCTCTCCCGGCTTGCCAACGCGGCCCGCCAGGCCGAAATCACCCAGGAAATCAGCGAGATCGTCGGTGGCTCTGCAGCACTGGCCGACGCGACCGCGGGGAGTGACAGGTAA
- the atpD gene encoding F0F1 ATP synthase subunit beta, whose protein sequence is MTTTVETAAATGRVARVIGPVVDVEFPVDAMPEIYNALHVEVADPANAGEKKILTLEVAQHLGDGLVRTISMQPTDGLVRQSPVTDTGAGITVPVGDFTKGKVFNTLGEVLNVDESYDGERWSIHRKAPNFDELESKTEMFETGVKVIDLLTPYVKGGKIGLFGGAGVGKTVLIQEMIYRVANNHDGVSVFAGVGERTREGNDLIDEMSESGVIDKTALVFGQMDEPPGTRLRVALAGLTMAEYFRDVQKQDVLFFIDNIFRFTQAGSEVSTLLGRMPSAVGYQPNLADEMGLLQERITSTRGHSITSMQAIYVPADDLTDPAPATTFAHLDATTVLSRPISEKGIYPAVDPLDSTSRILDPRYIAQDHYDAAMRVKTILQKYKDLQDIIAILGIDELGEEDKLVVHRARRVERFLSQNTHVAKQFTGVDGSDVSLEESIAAFNAICDGEYDHFPEQAFFMCGGLDDLKQAAKELGVS, encoded by the coding sequence ATGACGACGACAGTTGAGACGGCCGCTGCCACGGGCCGCGTCGCCCGGGTCATCGGCCCGGTCGTCGACGTGGAGTTCCCCGTCGACGCGATGCCGGAGATTTACAACGCCCTTCACGTCGAGGTGGCCGACCCGGCCAACGCCGGCGAGAAGAAGATCCTGACCCTGGAGGTTGCCCAGCACCTGGGTGACGGCCTGGTCCGGACGATCTCCATGCAGCCCACCGACGGCCTGGTCCGCCAGTCCCCGGTCACCGACACCGGCGCGGGCATCACCGTCCCGGTCGGCGACTTCACCAAGGGCAAGGTGTTCAACACCCTCGGTGAGGTGCTGAACGTCGACGAGTCCTACGACGGCGAGCGCTGGTCGATCCACCGCAAGGCGCCGAACTTCGACGAGCTCGAGTCGAAGACCGAGATGTTCGAGACCGGCGTCAAGGTCATCGACCTGCTGACCCCGTACGTCAAGGGCGGCAAGATCGGTCTGTTCGGCGGTGCCGGTGTCGGCAAGACGGTGCTCATCCAGGAGATGATCTACCGCGTCGCCAACAACCACGACGGTGTGTCGGTGTTCGCCGGTGTCGGCGAGCGCACCCGTGAGGGCAACGACCTCATCGACGAGATGAGCGAGTCGGGCGTCATCGACAAGACCGCGCTGGTCTTCGGTCAGATGGACGAGCCCCCGGGCACCCGTCTGCGCGTGGCCCTGGCCGGTCTGACCATGGCGGAGTACTTCCGCGATGTGCAGAAGCAGGACGTGCTGTTCTTCATCGACAACATCTTCCGCTTCACCCAGGCCGGCTCCGAGGTCTCGACCCTGCTGGGTCGCATGCCCTCGGCCGTGGGTTACCAGCCGAACCTGGCCGACGAGATGGGTCTCCTCCAGGAGCGCATCACCTCGACCCGTGGTCACTCGATCACCTCGATGCAGGCGATCTACGTCCCCGCGGACGACCTGACCGACCCGGCCCCGGCCACCACCTTCGCCCACCTCGACGCGACGACGGTTCTGTCCCGTCCGATCTCCGAGAAGGGCATCTACCCGGCCGTGGACCCGCTGGACTCCACGTCCCGCATCCTGGACCCGCGGTACATCGCGCAGGACCACTACGACGCCGCCATGCGCGTCAAGACGATCCTGCAGAAGTACAAGGACCTCCAGGACATCATCGCGATCCTCGGTATCGACGAGCTGGGCGAGGAGGACAAGCTCGTTGTCCACCGTGCCCGTCGCGTGGAGCGCTTCCTGTCCCAGAACACCCACGTCGCCAAGCAGTTCACCGGCGTGGACGGTTCGGATGTGTCCCTCGAGGAGTCGATCGCGGCGTTCAACGCGATCTGCGACGGCGAGTACGACCACTTCCCGGAGCAGGCGTTCTTCATGTGCGGTGGTCTCGACGACCTGAAGCAGGCCGCCAAGGAGCTGGGCGTCTCCTGA
- a CDS encoding F0F1 ATP synthase subunit epsilon: MAAELHVALVAADREVWSGQATLVVARTTSGDIGVMPGHQPLLGVLESGPVTIRTSEGATVVAAVHGGFISFADNKLSLLAEIAELSDEIDIQRAERELERAKAEGDAAAERRADVRLRAAAAH, translated from the coding sequence TTGGCTGCTGAGCTGCACGTCGCGCTGGTCGCGGCCGACCGAGAGGTCTGGTCCGGGCAGGCCACCCTGGTCGTCGCGCGCACCACGTCCGGCGACATCGGCGTCATGCCCGGTCACCAGCCGCTGCTCGGTGTGCTGGAGTCGGGCCCGGTGACCATCCGTACGAGTGAAGGTGCAACGGTCGTCGCTGCGGTGCACGGCGGTTTCATCTCGTTCGCGGACAACAAGCTGTCGCTGCTGGCCGAGATCGCCGAGCTGTCGGACGAGATCGATATCCAGCGTGCGGAGCGCGAGCTGGAGCGCGCGAAGGCGGAAGGTGACGCCGCCGCCGAGCGGCGCGCCGACGTCCGGCTGCGTGCCGCGGCGGCCCACTGA
- a CDS encoding DUF2550 domain-containing protein — protein sequence MVLALTVCGIVVALVVLGLFVFGLRRRLIQRSGGTFDCSLRWDTPEKTDTSGKGWSYGVARYNGDRIEWYRVFSYAYRPRRILERAAIEVAGRRLPEGEEELALLSDAVILTCLHRGTRLELAMSEDALTGFLAWLEAAPPGQRVNVA from the coding sequence ATGGTCCTCGCTCTGACTGTGTGCGGAATCGTCGTAGCCCTCGTGGTGCTGGGGCTGTTCGTCTTCGGGCTGCGCCGCAGACTCATCCAGCGCTCCGGCGGCACCTTCGACTGCAGTCTGCGCTGGGACACCCCGGAGAAGACCGACACCAGCGGCAAGGGCTGGAGCTACGGCGTCGCCCGCTACAACGGCGACCGCATCGAGTGGTACCGCGTCTTCTCCTACGCCTACCGCCCGCGCCGCATCCTGGAGCGCGCCGCGATCGAGGTCGCGGGACGCCGGCTGCCCGAGGGCGAGGAGGAGCTGGCGCTGCTCTCCGACGCCGTCATCCTCACCTGTCTGCACCGGGGCACGCGTCTGGAGCTCGCCATGAGCGAAGACGCGCTGACCGGTTTTCTCGCGTGGCTTGAGGCAGCCCCGCCCGGTCAGCGCGTCAATGTCGCGTAG